AAGATCATCGGACACCTGTATGTGCTGTTTTTTGTGCTGATCGGGTTTGTACTTTTTGATGCATCCTCCGTGGCGGATTTTTGGGATTGCATCGTATCTATGTTTGGCGGGGGACAGATAAAACCGGTTACGACAGAGAACCTGTATTATCTGAAAAGTTATGCAGTGATCATCCTGACTGCGGTGATCGGGGCGACGCCGCTTCCTGCGAGATTATATGGAAGATTGCAGAAAAAGAAAGGCTTAAAGCAGACGCTTGACATTGCAGAAATTCTCCTGCTGGTAATGTTACTGCTTCTTTGTGTGGCATTTCTGGTAGATGGTTCATTCAATCCGTTTTTATATTTCAGATTTTGAGGGCGATTATGGGAACAAAGCGAAAAGACAGGATCACTGTTGGAGTGACGGCACTGATCCTGTTTGGATTCTTAATAGGAAATATTGCGAAAAGTGATGATACGGTTTCTATCTCAGAGCGCAGAAAACTTGCACAGTTTCCGAAAATAAATGTGGAAAACATGAAAGATGGTACTTTTATGAGTGGATTTGAGTCGTATGCAAAAGACCAGTTTCCGTTACGGGAGCAGTTTCGTGCATTAAAGACAGCGTTTTCCATGTATGTGCTGGGGCAGAGAGACCAGCATGGACTTTATAGCAAAGATGGCTATATTGCCAAAATGGAATATCCTCTTCATGCGGATTCACTGCAGTATGCAGCCACGCGTTTTGGGGAAGTCTATGATCGTTACCTTTCGGATACAGACACAGATATCTATCTGGCGATCGTGCCGGATAAAAGTTATTTTCTGGCAGATGAAAATGGTTATCCGTCCATGGATTATGATATGCTGACGGCGCAGATGAGAGATGGGACGAAATATGCACAGTATATTGACATATTTGGGGATCTTGAACTTTCGGACTATTACCGCACAGATGCACACTGGCGGCAGGAACAGATCACGGATGTGGCACGGCACCTCGCTGGGGCAATGGGGGTAAATCCGGCGTCAGAATACGAAATAAAAGAACTGGAAAATCCATTTTACGGTGTCTATTATGGACAGCTCGCACTTCATGGACAGCCTGATACACTGTATTATCTGGATAATGACGTGCTTGAAAACTGTATCGTGTATGATTATGAAAACCGAGCGGAAAATAAGATTTACGACATGGAAAAAACAACGGGGAATGATATGTATGAGATTTTTCTGGGAGGATCGAAATCCCTGATATCGATTGAAAATCCGAATGCGAAAACAGACCGGGAACTGGTCATGTTCCGGGATTCCTTTGGAAGCAGCATCGCCCAACTCCTGGCAGAAGATTATGCGAAGATCACACTGGTGGATATCCGGTATCTGCCCGTGGAGCGGATTGGAAACTATATTAATTTTAAAGATCAGGATGTGCTGTTTTTATATAGTACGTCGGTGTTAAATCACAGTGAGACTTTAAAATGACAGGAGGCTGGGGTGCGGTCTTGTGCAATTTACCAATCAATAAACCTGAATGCACTATTTGCCTCCGGCATTCCTATCAGCGACTTCAATCAGGGAATCGGGATAAATTCCGGTTTCCTTTTTCGGAATACCGCATAATGCGTAAAGCCGGCATCTTTTAATATAGAAGGAACTTTTTTAAAATCAAAAGCAACATGCTCCGGCTGATGTGCGTCAGCACCGATCGTGATGATCTCCCCGCCGAGTTCATGATAGCGCTTAATGATGTCCTCTGTCGGGTTCGGATGACCGAGTCCGTATTTGAAACCGCCGGTGTTGATCTCAATCCCTTTGCCTTTGAAAATAAGAGCTTTTAAGATTTCGTCGATGATGTCGGCATATTTCTGATAGGAATAACTGGCATTTTTATTTGGACCGTATCTTACCACGTAGTCGATGTGACCATAGACGTCAAAACCATCGAAAACTGCGATATTTTCCAGAATGGATTCAAAATATTCCTGATAGCCTTCCTCCTCCGTGTGATTTTCCCAATAAGCCGGATAATAAGGATCAACGCCGTGCATGACGTGTGAGGAACCGATCACAAAATCAAACGGGTATTGTGACAGGATGTCAGCATGTATGCAGGCAAGATGCGGCTGTAACCCAAGTTCAATGCCGAGTCGAACTGGAAGAACTTCCTTATATTTCTCCTGCATTGCATCCACGGAAGAGACATAATTCGGCAGATCCAGCAAAAATGTCTCCGGTTCGTCCGGATAGTCAATGTCAAGATGGTCTGTAAAACAGATTCCTTTTAAATTTTTTTGTCTTGCAGCAGCGATCATGTCTTCCTGCGGTGTGTGGCTGTCGCCGGAAAACTGGCTGTGCATATGCGTATCCCATAACATATTAAATCCTCTTTCCTGTGCCGGGCTGGCACATAATGTGAAATCTTATTTGCGCAATTACGCATATCACAAATGCTGGTTTGTGGGTGATATGAGTTTCCTTGTGTAGGGTGGTTCTGGGGAGTTACGATTGGCAAATTGCATCAAGCCGGGACTGTTTTGTTCCGTTGTCCGAAAATAAGAAAGTCTAAGTATGCCTGATTCAGGTTGAGGCGGAGTGACGTGTGCGTCCTAAATGTGCCGTCCGGGCACATTAGGACTTGTGCTGCCGTCCATGGCAGCACAACACTGTATTGTGAACAGGCATACAAAGACTTTCTAATTTTCTCCCAAAGTCACAAAACGAGTCCTGGCTTGATGCGATTTGCCAGCCGCAAGGTTGTGAACCACCCTTAGCCGGGAAACTCATTTTACAACCTTGGGGGTGCGTAAATTTTTGTGACATTCATTTCAAAAAGGTTGAAAAATCTCGACGCAATCTGTTATATCTATGCTTTTAAACATACATACTTGGAATAATAATCTGCATTATTAGTCTGTTAATTTACGAAATGATTAATGTAATGCAACATAGCAGATGAAACTTCAGACAAGTCATCAGGCTGAATATCAGTGATATTGCACATTAGGATTTTAAGCATATTTCCATTCGTGCGAATATCAAAAATTCACACCCGCGCCCCCATTTTGAGATGAACCGCCCACCCAAATGGTGTTTCATAACCTGGAGGCTGGCATCTTGCGCAAAGCCTGAGCTGATTTTGTGACTTTGGGAGAAAATTAGAAAATCTTAGTGTGTCTGTAGATACACAGTGATGTTCTGCCACGGATGGCAGAACAAGGCTTCACGAGCCACGGATGGCTCGTTGAACGCCGGTCACGTCACTCCGAGAAAATCTAACTCAGACACACTTAGACTTTTCTTATTTTCGTACAATGGAACCAAAATTAACTCCGGCTTTGCGCAAGATGCTACTCACAGACCTGCGACACACCATTGGGACGGGCGATTTATTTCATAAACAAACCAACATTTGGTAAGTAGCTTATGATATAGTATAGCCTATCCCACAAAAGAAAAGAAGTCATATTTGTATATTTTGTATAAAATTCATGAAAAAACGACCGGAAAATTGCATATAGTGAAAAATTTAACAAACACAGAATAAAGTCGAGAAAAAGGCTTGAACTTTCAAAAGAAATTGGTTAAAATAAAGGAAGCTTGGGACGGGCATAAGTCCCATCAAGTTATCACATTTACAAATTCTAGGAGGAATTAAAAATGGCAGTAAGAGTAGCAATCAATGGTTTTGGCCGTATTGGTCGTCTTGCTTTCAGACAGATGTTTGGAGCAGAAGGATATGAAGTAGTAGCAATCAACGATTTAACAAGTCCTAAAATGTTAGCACACTTGTTAAAATATGATTCATCTCAGGGTAAATATGAGCATGCTGATGAAGTATCTTCAACAGATGATTCTATCATCGTTTGCGGTAAAGAGATCAAAATCTACGCATTCCCAGATGCAAACAACTGCCCATGGGGAGATTTAAAAGTTGACGTTGTATTAGAGTGCTCCGGTTTCTATACAAGCAAAGAAAAAGCACAGGCTCACATCAATGCAGGTGCTAGAAAAGTTGTTATCTCTGCTCCAGCAGGAAATGACCTTCCTACTATCGTTTATAATACAAACCACGAGACATTAAAAGCTTCTGATACAATCATTTCAGCAGCTTCCTGTACAACAAACTGCTTAGCACCAATGGCAGATGCATTAAACAAATATGCTCCGATCCAGTCTGGTATCATGGTAACAATCCATGCTTACACAGGTGATCAGATGACTCTTGACGGACCTCAGAGAAAAGGTGATTTAAGAAGATCACGTGCAGCAGCAGTTAACATCGTTCCTAACAGCACAGGTGCTGCAAAAGCAATCGGTCTTGTTATCCCAGAGTTAAACGGTAAATTAATCGGATCTGCTCAGCGTGTACCAACCCCAACAGGTTCTACAACAATCTTAACAGCAGTTGTTAAGAAAGCTGGCGTAACAAAAGAAGACATCAATGCAGCTATGAAAGCAGCAGCTAACGAGTCTTTCGGTTACAACGAGGATGAGATCGTTTCTTCCGATATCGTAGGAATGAGATTTGGTTCATTATTCGATGCAACTCAGACAATGGTTAACCAGGTATCTGATGACCAGTACGAAGTTCAGGTTGTTTCATGGTATGACAACGAGAACTCTTACACATCTCAGATGGTTCGTACAATCAAATACTTCAGTGAGTTAGCATAATCGACGGGTTACGATAACTATATGCGACTTTTAGCAGGTCCGGTCCTATTGGACCGGGCCTGTTTTTATACCTCAATTATATAAAAGGAGGACATATTTTATGTCATTAAACAAAAAATCAGTAGACGACATTAATGTAAAGGGAAGAAGAGTACTTGTAAGATGTGATTTCAACGTTCCGTTAAAAGAAGGAAAAATCACAGATGAGACTCGTATCAACGCAGCTCTTCCTACCATCCAGAAATTAATCAACGATGGTGGAAAAGTAATTCTCTGTTCACATCTTGGAAAAGTAAAAAACGGACCAAACGAAGGCGAGTCTTTAGCTCCGGTAGCTGAGAAACTTTCTGAGAAACTTGGCAAAAAAGTAAACTTCGTATCTGATTACAATGTAACAGGTGAGGCAGCTACAAAAGCAGTTGCTGAAATGAACGAAGGAGATGTTGTATTATTACAGAATACACGTTTCCGTGGTGCTGAGGAGACAAAGAACGGCGAAGAGTTCAGCAAAGAGTTAGCTGATCTTGCAGACGATTATGTATGCGACGCATTCGGTTCCTCCCACAGAGCACATGCTTCTGTTGCAGGCGTTACAAAATTCATCACTGCAAAGGGTGGTTCTAACGTAGTTGGTTACTTAATGCAGAAAGAGATCGATTTCCTTGGAAACGCTGTTGAAAATCCGGTAAGACCTTTCGTAGCGATCCTTGGTGGTGCAAAAGTTGCAGATAAATTAAACGTTATCTCCAACTTACTGGAAAAATGCGATACATTAATCATTGGTGGTGGTATGGCATATACTTTCTTAAAAGCACAGGGATATGAGATCGGTAAATCTTTAGTAGATGATACAAAGATCGATTACTGTAAAGAGATGATGGCAAAAGCAGAAAAACTTGGAAAGAAATTACTCCTTCCGGTAGATGCTGTAACCATCGCAGATTTCCCGAACCCGATCGATGCTCCGGTAGAAGTTACTGTATGTGACGTAAAAGATATGCCGGCTGACAGAGAGGGATGCGATATCGGACCAAAGACTCAGGAGTTATATGCTGATGCAGTTAAGACAGCAAAGACTGTTGTATGGAACGGACCGATGGGTGTATTTGAGAACCCGACATTAGCAGCTGGTACGATTGCAGTTGCAAAAGCACTTGCTGATACAGATGCTACAACAATCATCGGTGGTGGTGATTCTGCAGCAGCTGTTAACCAGTTAGGATTCGGCGACAAGATGAGCCATATCTCTACCGGTGGTGGCGCTTCCCTTGAGTTCTTAGAGGGTAAGGAATTACCAGGTGTCATGGCAGCCGATGATAAGTAAAAATAGTTGCAGTGTAAAGTTGGCTGCCATGACACCTTAGTTATGGCAGCCGACGATAAATAGAAGATTGTCATAGCATAAATCTGGCTGCAATAACGCCTTAGGTATAGGCAGCCGAAATAAAAAGCTGCCATAATGCCTTGGTATGGTAACAGATGATATGTCAACAAACTTTAAAAATGGGAAAAAGAGGATAAAATCATGGCAAGAAAGAAGATCGTAGCCGGTAACTGGAAAATGAACATGACTCCAAGCCAGGCTGTTAAATTAGTAGAGGAATTAAAACCATTAGTAGTAAGCGATGATGTAGAAGTTGTTTACTGTGTACCAGCAATCGACATCGTACCTGTTGTTGAGGCTTTAAAAGGAACCAACGTAGCAGTAGGTGCCGAGAACATGTACTATGAGGAGAAAGGTGCTTACACCGGAGAGATCGCTCCTGAGATGTTAGTAGATGCTGGTGTAAAATACGTTATCATCGGTCATTCCGAGAGACGTGATTACTTCAAAGAGTGCGACTGCATGTTAAACAAAAAAGTGAAAAAAGCTTTTGAGCATAACTTAACACCAATTCTTTGCTGCGGCGAGACATTAGAGCAGAGAGAGATGGGAATCACTTTAGACTGGATCCGTATGCAGATCAAATCTGACTTAAAAGATGTTACTGCAGAGCAGGTAGCTTCTATGGTAATCGCTTATGAGCCGATCTGGGCTATCGGAACAGGAAAAACAGCAACCACAGAGCAGGCTGAGGAAGTCTGCAAGGCAATCCGTGACTGTATCAAAGAAGTATACGGCGCTGACACAGCAGAGAAAGTACGTATCCAGTACGGCGGATCTGTAAATGCAGGTAATGCAGCAGAATTGTTTGCACAGCCAGATATCGATGGTGGTTTAGTTGGAGGAGCTTCCTTAAAAGCTGATTTCGGTAAAATTGTAAACTACAAATAAATCATAATCAGGTTAAGGGGATTCTATCTGGGAGTGAAAACAGAAAGAATCCCCTTTTCACTTGATATGTGTGGAAAAAGTGAAATATATGAAAAAGAAAATAATATGGATACTGATCTGCGTTCTGATACTGATCGGCGGGTGGAATGTAACTGCAAGAGAATGGAATCAGGCAGAAAGCGCGGATTTTGAATATAAAGAAAATAATGCAAATGCGAGAGCACAGAGTTCTGACGGGCAAAATATTTCATTAGAAGATGTTTTACAGGAAACTGAGACATCTATACAATATGGTGAGTTAAACAGTGAATCGAAAACTGAGAATATAACAGGTAATTCTGAAAATTCATCGACAGACAATGAAAAAGATGATGAAGAAAAGGATGCTGATGATAGTATAAAAACAGAGTCAACAAAGAATACGGCAGATGATACATATAATACAGTCAGAGAGGATAAAACGATAAAAAATGATCTGGAAGAAGATGAGTCAGACGAAGATTCCTATGAATATGAAACCGGATATATATTTGTGGGAGATTCCAGGTTTTATCTGATGAATGAAGAGTGTAAAATCGAAGATATCCCCAATTTTTTTGTGGTGTCCTGTCCGGGAATGGGATATGCATGGCTTGCTGATACGGCATTTCCGAAAGTACAGTCGCTGCAGAGACAGCATACGGAAATCAAAAACTGGGTTGTGATCTGTGGATTAGGAGTCAATGACTTGACATCAATCCGTTCCTATCTGAACAAATATCGCAGATGGCCGGACAGTTCAAAACTTTATCTGTTGTCTGTGAATCCGACAAATACAGGTGCTCCGGCAAGATGTAATAATCAGAGGATTGAATCATTTAATAACCGCATTAAGAAGGTTGAGAATGCTACATATATCGACTGCTACCGGTATTTGGCGAAACTTGGGTTTGGAACAAAGGGAGACGGAATTCATTATGATTCATATACCAACTGGGCGATTTATTCCTATATATTAGGACAGCTCAATAAAGATGCAGGTGAAGACCTTGTCACAGAAGTTGAATGTCAGGCAAAAGCAAAGAAACTGGAAAAACAGTTAAGCCAGAAAAACTATTGAAAACAAATGAGGTTATCAGTATAATGGTTCTGGATTAGGAGAATCGTATACTTTTGATAAATGGAAAGAGAATAGAAAGTGAGGAAACAAAACATGAGTAAGAAACCTACCGTATTAATGATCTTAGACGGATTTGGTCTGAATGAAAAAACAGAAGGAAACGCCGTAGCACAGGCAAAAACACCGGTGATCGACGGACTTATGAAAGACTATCCGTTTGTAAAAGGAAATGCAAGTGGTCTTGCAGTTGGTCTTCCTGACGGACAGATGGGTAACTCTGAGGTAGGACATTTAAATATGGGTGCCGGAAGAATCGTATACCAGGAGCTGACAAGGATCACAAAAGAGATCAGCGATGGTGATTTCTTTAAAAATCAGGCATTATTAGATGGTATGGAAAATGTAAAGAAAAACGGTTCTGACCTTCATTTATATGGATTATTATCCAATGGTGGTGTACACAGCCATATCACACATCTGTTTGGACTTCTTGAAATGGCAAAAAAAGAAGGCGTAAAGAACGTATATGTTCACTGCTTCTTAGACGGACGTGACACAGCTCCGACTTCCGGTAAAGAGTTCATCGAGGAGTTAGAGGCTAAGATGAAAGAGATCGGTGTTGGTAAGATCGCATCCATTTCCGGACGTTACTATGCAATGGACCGTGATAACAGATGGGATCGTGTGGAGAAAGCATACAAAGTGCTGACCACAGGTGAAGGAGAAACTGCTGAGAGCGCAGTAGCAGCTATGGAAGCATCTTATGCAAAAGATGTGACAGATGAGTTCTTCGTTCCAACTGCAATTACAGAGAACGGCAAACCGATCGCAACAATCAAAGACAACGATACTGTTATTTTCTTTAACTTCCGTCCTGACCGTGCGCGTGAGATCACAAGAACATTCTGTATGGATGATTTTGACGGATTTGACCGTGGCGCAAGAAAGAACGTAAAATATATCTGCTTTACTGAGTATGATGTGACGATCCCGAACAAAGAAGTTGCATTTAAGAAAGTAGAACTGAAAAATACGTTTGGTGAGTATTTAGCAGCACACAATATGACTCAGGCAAGAATCGCAGAGACAGAGAAGTATGCGCATGTTACATTCTTCTTCAACGGTGGTGTGGAGGAACCAAACAAAGGTGAGGACCGTATCCTTGTAAAATCCCCGAAAGTAGCTACCTATGATTTACAGCCGGAGATGAGTGCACCGGAAGTCTGCGATAAATTATGCGATGCGATCCGTTCTGAAAAATATGATGTCATCATCATCAACTTTGCAAACCCGGATATGGTTGGTCATACCGGAATCTTAGACGCAGCAATCAAAGCAGTTGAGACAGTCGATACCTGCGTAGGAAAAGCAGTTGAGGCATTAAAAGAAGTAGACGGACAGATGTTCATCTGCGCAGATCATGGTAATGCAGAGCAGCTTGTAAACTATGAGACAGGCGAGCCGTTAACTTCCCATACAACCAACCCGGTTCCATTTATCCTGGTAAATGCAGATCCTTCCTACACCTTAAAAGAGGATGGATGTCTTGCAGATATCATCCCGACTATGATCGAGCTGATGGGAATGGAGCAGCCGGCAGAAATGACCGGAAAATCTTTACTGATCAAAAAATAATAAAAAAGATGTGAAAGTCATATAGAAAGACAAAAAGAGGTGTCACAGTTGTGGCA
The Roseburia rectibacter DNA segment above includes these coding regions:
- a CDS encoding DHHW family protein; the encoded protein is MGTKRKDRITVGVTALILFGFLIGNIAKSDDTVSISERRKLAQFPKINVENMKDGTFMSGFESYAKDQFPLREQFRALKTAFSMYVLGQRDQHGLYSKDGYIAKMEYPLHADSLQYAATRFGEVYDRYLSDTDTDIYLAIVPDKSYFLADENGYPSMDYDMLTAQMRDGTKYAQYIDIFGDLELSDYYRTDAHWRQEQITDVARHLAGAMGVNPASEYEIKELENPFYGVYYGQLALHGQPDTLYYLDNDVLENCIVYDYENRAENKIYDMEKTTGNDMYEIFLGGSKSLISIENPNAKTDRELVMFRDSFGSSIAQLLAEDYAKITLVDIRYLPVERIGNYINFKDQDVLFLYSTSVLNHSETLK
- a CDS encoding histidinol-phosphatase HisJ family protein; its protein translation is MLWDTHMHSQFSGDSHTPQEDMIAAARQKNLKGICFTDHLDIDYPDEPETFLLDLPNYVSSVDAMQEKYKEVLPVRLGIELGLQPHLACIHADILSQYPFDFVIGSSHVMHGVDPYYPAYWENHTEEEGYQEYFESILENIAVFDGFDVYGHIDYVVRYGPNKNASYSYQKYADIIDEILKALIFKGKGIEINTGGFKYGLGHPNPTEDIIKRYHELGGEIITIGADAHQPEHVAFDFKKVPSILKDAGFTHYAVFRKRKPEFIPIP
- the gap gene encoding type I glyceraldehyde-3-phosphate dehydrogenase is translated as MAVRVAINGFGRIGRLAFRQMFGAEGYEVVAINDLTSPKMLAHLLKYDSSQGKYEHADEVSSTDDSIIVCGKEIKIYAFPDANNCPWGDLKVDVVLECSGFYTSKEKAQAHINAGARKVVISAPAGNDLPTIVYNTNHETLKASDTIISAASCTTNCLAPMADALNKYAPIQSGIMVTIHAYTGDQMTLDGPQRKGDLRRSRAAAVNIVPNSTGAAKAIGLVIPELNGKLIGSAQRVPTPTGSTTILTAVVKKAGVTKEDINAAMKAAANESFGYNEDEIVSSDIVGMRFGSLFDATQTMVNQVSDDQYEVQVVSWYDNENSYTSQMVRTIKYFSELA
- a CDS encoding phosphoglycerate kinase, which produces MSLNKKSVDDINVKGRRVLVRCDFNVPLKEGKITDETRINAALPTIQKLINDGGKVILCSHLGKVKNGPNEGESLAPVAEKLSEKLGKKVNFVSDYNVTGEAATKAVAEMNEGDVVLLQNTRFRGAEETKNGEEFSKELADLADDYVCDAFGSSHRAHASVAGVTKFITAKGGSNVVGYLMQKEIDFLGNAVENPVRPFVAILGGAKVADKLNVISNLLEKCDTLIIGGGMAYTFLKAQGYEIGKSLVDDTKIDYCKEMMAKAEKLGKKLLLPVDAVTIADFPNPIDAPVEVTVCDVKDMPADREGCDIGPKTQELYADAVKTAKTVVWNGPMGVFENPTLAAGTIAVAKALADTDATTIIGGGDSAAAVNQLGFGDKMSHISTGGGASLEFLEGKELPGVMAADDK
- the tpiA gene encoding triose-phosphate isomerase, which encodes MARKKIVAGNWKMNMTPSQAVKLVEELKPLVVSDDVEVVYCVPAIDIVPVVEALKGTNVAVGAENMYYEEKGAYTGEIAPEMLVDAGVKYVIIGHSERRDYFKECDCMLNKKVKKAFEHNLTPILCCGETLEQREMGITLDWIRMQIKSDLKDVTAEQVASMVIAYEPIWAIGTGKTATTEQAEEVCKAIRDCIKEVYGADTAEKVRIQYGGSVNAGNAAELFAQPDIDGGLVGGASLKADFGKIVNYK
- a CDS encoding SGNH/GDSL hydrolase family protein — its product is MKKKIIWILICVLILIGGWNVTAREWNQAESADFEYKENNANARAQSSDGQNISLEDVLQETETSIQYGELNSESKTENITGNSENSSTDNEKDDEEKDADDSIKTESTKNTADDTYNTVREDKTIKNDLEEDESDEDSYEYETGYIFVGDSRFYLMNEECKIEDIPNFFVVSCPGMGYAWLADTAFPKVQSLQRQHTEIKNWVVICGLGVNDLTSIRSYLNKYRRWPDSSKLYLLSVNPTNTGAPARCNNQRIESFNNRIKKVENATYIDCYRYLAKLGFGTKGDGIHYDSYTNWAIYSYILGQLNKDAGEDLVTEVECQAKAKKLEKQLSQKNY
- the gpmI gene encoding 2,3-bisphosphoglycerate-independent phosphoglycerate mutase; translation: MSKKPTVLMILDGFGLNEKTEGNAVAQAKTPVIDGLMKDYPFVKGNASGLAVGLPDGQMGNSEVGHLNMGAGRIVYQELTRITKEISDGDFFKNQALLDGMENVKKNGSDLHLYGLLSNGGVHSHITHLFGLLEMAKKEGVKNVYVHCFLDGRDTAPTSGKEFIEELEAKMKEIGVGKIASISGRYYAMDRDNRWDRVEKAYKVLTTGEGETAESAVAAMEASYAKDVTDEFFVPTAITENGKPIATIKDNDTVIFFNFRPDRAREITRTFCMDDFDGFDRGARKNVKYICFTEYDVTIPNKEVAFKKVELKNTFGEYLAAHNMTQARIAETEKYAHVTFFFNGGVEEPNKGEDRILVKSPKVATYDLQPEMSAPEVCDKLCDAIRSEKYDVIIINFANPDMVGHTGILDAAIKAVETVDTCVGKAVEALKEVDGQMFICADHGNAEQLVNYETGEPLTSHTTNPVPFILVNADPSYTLKEDGCLADIIPTMIELMGMEQPAEMTGKSLLIKK